A window of Saimiri boliviensis isolate mSaiBol1 chromosome 1, mSaiBol1.pri, whole genome shotgun sequence genomic DNA:
gctgagcatggtggctcatgcctgaaatctcagcactttagaaggccaagataggaggatcatttgagcccaggtgttcaaggctgcagtgagctatggttgcaccactgcactccagcctggccaccacaGCAACACCCTGtatcaataaacaaacaacaacaacaacaaaacaaataggATCAggtacttaccatgtgccaggtgtGGTTTTAGGAACTGAGGTGATAGCAatggatggggaggaggaggtgggacaGGACTCCCTGGGGAGAAAAGAAGCACAGATAGGGGACAGAAGAGGAGGGAATGAGTTCCAGGGGACCTCACGGGTGGCcagtggggcagggcaggggagatGCAGGTCTGACAGGGGTGAATGGGGAGAGTGGGAAGCTGTATAGCAAAGCGGCTGAGACCTTGAGGGTGGAGGAGACTCGAGGCTTGGGGGTGCTGGTGTGAGCCCTACTTTGTAACTACCGTCACCACTCCAACCCCAGCTGGGCCCTTTGGGTGAAGATGGGAGGAAGCAGCCTCCACGCTGAGGTCTGGATTCATCAGGCTGGGGGTCTCAGCCATTGCTCCCTCAGTGGCCACTCAGTTCACTGGCCACTGGGTCAGGCATAGAACTTGGAGTCTGACTGAGCTGTGGCAGCCCCAGCAAGGGTGTGGACTCAGAGGAGAGGTGAGccgcagcccagcccccagggaCTCCTGGGCTAATGGGAGCTCCAGGCAATGGACAGGAACCCAGAGCAGGATTTGCACCCCATCTAGAGCTCTGGCAGCAAGGCCAGCCTGACTGGCAGGGCTGAAGGGATATGGAGGCCGGCAGTGATCTGAGTAGGGGTATTACCGAGGGGAGGGAGTATTCACATGATAGGCTGAATGTGTGGCCTGGAGGGAGAGGCTGAGGGTCTGACACTGCAGGCTGATGGGCAGGTGGGGCTTCTGTTCCGGCAGGACGTGCACGGAGGGATCTGTGATGCCagaggtggggtgaggggagggcagCTGCTCAGTTTGCTCATGGCTTGCTCTCATCTCTGCTTGCAGCCCTGCCCTTCAAGGTGGTGGTGATCTCAGCCATCCTGGCCCTGGTGGTCCTCACCATCATCTCCCTTATCATCCTCATCATGCTTTGGCAGAAGGTAAGCCGCTCCCTAGCCTAATGGGTGAGGACTGGCACATCATTATTGTGCGTGAATTCCACCCCTCTGACCTCCTTGAGTGCTGGGTGATCTGGCCACAGGCAGGGCTCAGCATGGAACTCAGGTGGGGACTTACTTAGAGTGATGCTGGGTGTCCGAGGTGCCTCCACCCCCAGCAGTCTGGGTCAACCTGAGCCTGACCCAAGCTATCCAGGATCCCCTGCCCCTTCTGTGTCTCTAAGCCCCTGGGTCCTGCTGAGGCACATTCCTCTCGTCCTAGCCGTGGAGCGTGGGACCTCTGGGCTGGACTCCGGCATGGGCTCCAGAGTTCTTCCAGCTCTTACCCATGGAGACCCTGTGATTCTTCTGAAGTGCATTCTGATCCTATTAGGCTGCGATTTCAATGTTCTGTTctgagatttcaccattttgtGATTCTAACATTTTAAGCTTCCTGAATCAGGATTGCAGCACCTCATGATTCCATCATTCCAAAATTCCAGTGCTGGGTGGTTCCAACACCCTTAGATgtcaacattttctctttctttctttctttcttttattttattttattttgagatggagtctttctctgttgctcaggctgagtgcagtggcacaatcttggctcactgcagcctctgcctcccgggttccagagattgtcctgcctcagcctcctgggtagctacgattacaggcgcataccaccacgcccagctaatttttgtatttttagtagagatggagtttcaccatgatggccagagtggtcttgaattcctgaccttaggtgatctgcccatctcagccccccaaagtgctggcattacaggcatgagccaccacacctggccatatatCAGCATTCTAGGCTTACATCTTTCTGATTCACCAGCGTGGGGAGGGTCATCTGCATCCAGCCAAGTGCCCTATCTGATGTCACTTTCTGGGGTTGCCTGCTTCACCACTTCCATCTGAGGAGAAGCTAAAGATGGGAGAGAAGCTGGAGAGGAGGTTCTCATGAACCAGGCCCTCAGCTGCCAGTTGCTCCTCAGTCTGCCAAGTCCTGAAACCTCCTCTGGGAGCCCTTGGCCCCTGTTCCCTCTGAGCCCATGAAGACGCTGGCTCGGTtgagcacttgctgtgtgacttcaaATATGCCCCTGCCTCTCTGTGGGCCTCAGGGTCTCCTGCCCCATGTGTCCTAGATGGATGGACCTAATTTAGGGCGTCAAGGTTGGAGACCCCCTCTGATAACCCATTCCTGGGGTTGGTCCTCCAGAAACCACGTTACGAGATCCGATGGAAGGTGATTGAGTCTGTGAGCTCTGACGGCCATGAGTACATCTACGTGGACCCCATGCAGCTGCCCTATGACTCCACGTGGGAGCTGCCTCGGGACCAGCTTGTGCTGGGTCAGTCCTGGGAGGCCTCAGGTGGCAGGGTGGGGACTCAAGTTGGGCAGGAAGACTCTCTGAGGTCTGGTCCCAGCCTTGCCATGACTAGCTATGAGACCTAGGGCTGGTGTCTTGCCTTCTCTGGCCCTCCGTCTCCTACTATGTGCAATGAGGATGAGCCATCCCCCAGGGACTGCCCAGCATTGAGTGACCCTGAGCATCCTGTGACCCTGAGAGATGGGACGCCTTTGTGGCAAAAGTGGAAGGATTGAGGACAGGCTGAGTAGCAGGCCTGATCtgactggggaagctgaggtggtacAGAAGAGCATGCCCCCTTGGGGAAGGAAGAAACTTTCCAAAGATGAAAGATGGGGCAGAAAGCAGGCAGAACTTAGATGAGACACCTGGAAAGACGGGGCGCGGGGGCATTGTGGTTGCAAGGGCGTCTGTTTAGGGAATTACCTGAGTCCAAGGGGGTTTAAGGAACGTCTCGGTTGACGTAAGAGAGTGGTTCTTTCCCCTCCTTGGGCAGGAAGGGTGGAGGGGGCGGGGGTGCAGCTTCCTGGTGGGCCAGGAGCTGAGGGATCATCTCTACACTAGGACGCACCCTCGGCTCTGGGGCCTTTGGGCAGGTGGTGGAGGCCACGGCTCATGGCCTGAGCCATTCTCAGGCCACGATGAAAGTGGCCGTCAAGATGCTGAAATGTGAGTAGTCTTGGAGCCCTCCACATTTGGCCCccacctctccctgcccctccccacacacTTAGCCTCTCCCAGGGTGGTCTGATGCTGATGTGCGGGCACAAGAGGGGCAGTCACATTGCAGCAGGCGCTGCTCTCAAGTTGGGTTTGGGAAGAGGGTTCCTCAACCTGGCCTTCTCAGCCCACCTCACCCTACCCTGGCCTCTTCCCCTCCTCAGAGTGTGAGTGCTCACCTCCCACCCCCGGGCTGCCTGGGTCTTGCAACACAGGGTGGGGCAGAAGAGTCAGAAGAGGCTTCCCTGGTGGGGCCTCCATGACTGGGCCTGGCCTGGGGCCCCCGCTTTCCTTAGCCACAGCCCGCAGCAGTGAGAAGCAAGCCCTTATGTCGGAGCTGAAGATCATGAGCCACCTCGGGCCTCACCTGAACGTGGTCAACCTGCTGGGGGCCTGCACCAAAGGAGGTACAGAACCCACTGCCCCAGAGGACTCAGGGAAAGTGCCCACCACCAAGGCCAGGCCCCGCCTGCCCCCTCCTCAGGCCGCACACAGCAGCACACTCCCACTGGAGGGTCCATGCCCGTCTGCTCCAGGACCCTCACTGCACGGTCCCAGAGGGCAGTGGGGTTTAGAAAATCACAAAATcttcaggcgcagtggctcacacctgtaatcccagcactttaggaggctgaggcggttagatcagctgaggtcaggagttcaagaccagcttgatcaacatggagaaacccccatctctactaaaaatacaaaattaaccaggcatggtggctcatgcctataatcccagctacttgggaggctgaggcaggagaatcatttgaacctgggaggtgaaagttgcgatgagctgagatcatgccattgcattccagcctgggcaacaagagcgaaaatccatctgaaaaaaaataaaataaaataaagaaacacaaaatcacAACACATTCACCACTGAAGGATTAGTCAGGTCACCAGTCCCAGTGGCTTCCAGACCATGGTGTTGGCTGacacttttttattttcacagtacATTTTGAAAGCCAGTAAATGACAGCTCACATGACATTAAGATGAGTTATACTCCCACCATTGGAGACCACCAGCTTGCTAATTGGGAGTTAATTGATGATAGAAGATTGTCTCTGTGGCCAACTGTATTTATTTGAAGCTCTGATTGCCAGataggctgaaaaaaaaaatgttatcaccATTTACAGCTGCTTATTGTGAGATCTGGGATTTTCCTCAGCATTAcgcaaccaaaacaaaatacagaagtCTGCTGGGTACACAGACTGACTGACGTCTGCAGTGAACActcatttcaaaatttttgtttgtgtagATACCTTCAGGCTCTCACTGATTGACTTTGAGTAGATGCACTGTAGTTGAATTTAATTACTAAAGTGATCATTATCAACAGTGGACTTTATCTGCTTTCTATACTGGGCTCCAAAGTAAGCTTTAGTTTGAAAACACATCAATAAGAGCTAACACTGCTGGCCAACAAAGGCATCATCTCATTAATCCTCATGACAGCCCTTTGTGCTGGGTGTAATTAGCCCCACTTAACAGGTGGGGAAGGTAAGGCTCAGGGAGACTACATACCTTGTTCACTGCCACAGAAGCAGGAAAAGAACCCGGAGTTGCAAGGCACCGAAGCCTCCTAGCTGTCATGCCAAAGTGCCTCCCCAACATTCAGCCCCTGATGAGCCTCGTGGTCTTAAGGGGACACCTGAGGGCTCCGTAGGGACTGTCTCTGAGCCTGTCCCTCCGCAGGACCCATCTATATCATCACTGAGTACTGCCGCTACGGAGACCTGGTGGACTTTCTGCACCGCAACAAGCATACCTTTCTGCAGCACCACTCCGACAAGCGTCGCCCGCCCAGCGCGGAGCTCTACAGCAATGCACTGCCTGTCGGGCTCCCACTGCCCAGGTACCGGGAGGGAGGCCAGGGACTGAATCTTTGGGGAACCTGAGGAGcactgctccttctcctccccttgtCCAGGAGAAGAAGCTGAGGCTGTGACGGGGCAGTGGACAGAATCACTCAGAATAACAGTCATGCCAGGCCCTGCGCTAAGCCCTCTACAGATGTGACATGCCATACCTGTGTCGTGGGTGTTTGCCCTTTTGTCCAGGGCACAGAATGGTGGAGGAGGGGGCAGAAGCTGTGGTGAGACGAGAGCCAGGCCTCCCAATGTACACAGTGGTGCTCCAGGCTGTGttcctctctgcagcctctgcacaTCAGCCTCTACACTGCCCCTCAGGGAGCTCAACTCCTGTCCTCATCTTTCCAAAAAGAACATTTCTTAGTTCTTTTGCTGACtacaaaaccaaagacaatagTAGCTTCAGAAAAGCATACAGAAGACATGAAAACTCACTCCTGCTTTCTCCCACATTTTGATCAATTTCCTCGTCATCTCTTTCCTGCTCATAGAGACAGATATGTGTAGATCCCCACAGCTCTTTGGGGAGCTGATGCTACAGGCATAGGTATCGGGGTGACTCCTGGCTGCCCACGCTGGGTTGCTGCCAGGCACTACCACAGCCGGGTGGTGCTGGGGAGGCCGCAGAAAGGTGCCTCTGTACACACCCAACTTGTGACCTTTGTCCTGGGGTGCTGTAATCGCCTCTGGGTGTGAGCTGTCTGGGTTCTAACCGTCATTTTGGCAACCTCAGTGCCCAGCTTGGCCCAGCGGGTGGGTTGAAAAGGCTCAATCCGTGGGCATTGCTATTGAGATAGGTTGAAGGAGGatgagtgagtgtgtgagtgagagaAGAAATCCCTGAGTGGCCAGGggcaggaggggaaggaaaggcaAAGCCTGCAGGCTCTCCTGTGATGCTCCTCTACCCCCAGCCATGTGTCCCTGACCGGGGAGAGCGACGGTGGCTACATGGACATGAGCAAGGATGAGTCTGTGGACTACGTGCCCATGCTGGACATGAAAGGAGACGTAAAATATGCAGACATCGAGTCCTCCAACTACATGGCCCCTTATGATAACTACGTTCCCTCTGGTGGGTGGACACAGCGACATAGTATCCCATGCCCACACAGGCTCATGGCCTTCACATGCCCAGCCTTGCCAAAAACTCTGGGAAGAAGGGAAGCTTGTACCCATTTCATAGATGTGGAAATTGAGGCTAGCAACCTGGTCCAAGCTGCTCTGTAGTGGACCCCTAAACAGAAGCCCTGTATATGGGTCCAAAACAGGCATAGAACctacagggagagagaaagttgGGGTGTGGGAGCACCTGGGCTCTTGGGATGCTAGGGAAAGTGACCTGCCCAGTTCCAGCCCCAGGCTGGTCTAGTGTCCCTGAGAGGCAGGCAGGCCAGGCGGGGCAAAAGCAGCCTAAGGGCTAATGCCAAAAGCGTTTTTGTCCAACGAGGGCATGGATAAAGTAGGAGAGCTTTGAGTTTGATATTAAGAAATCATTCTCAtctggctgagcacggtggctcatgccagcatgttgggagtctttggcaggtggatcatgaggtcaggagttcaagaccagcttagccaagatggcgaaaccctgtctctactaaaaatacaaaaattagctggacgtggtggcgagtgcctgtaatcccagctacttgggaggctgaggcagagaactgcttaaacccaggaggcagagattgcagtgagctgagatcacatcattgcactggCCCAAGCTGCTCTGTAGTGGACCCCTAAACAGAAGCCCTGTATATGGATCCAAAACAGGCATAGAACCTACAGGGAGTGAGAGAGTtggcagcctaggtgacagagtgagactctgtctcaaaaaaaagaaaaatcattctccTTTTGGGAGAGCTAGATGATTAGTGGCCACTTGTCTTAGACATTCAGTCTCCCAGGAGCCAAAGGGCAGGGGTCCTGTGGGCCAGAAGGAGATATGAGGTAGCAGGTGACCCTTTGCTTCTCCTGTAGCCCCTGAGAGGACCTGTCAGGCGACTTTGATCAACGAGTCTCCAGTGCTTAGCTACACAGACCTCGTGGGCTTCAGCTACCAGGTGGCCAATGGCATGGAGTTCCTGGCCTCCAAGAATGTACGTGTGGCTGTGGTGGGGCAGAGTGGGGGCCATGGGTATGTGGGCCACCCAGCTAGCCAGTGTCCTCCAAGAGTGCCCGCACACCAGGGTGGCCTTTTGTACCCGGACAGTGATGCATTTTCCCAAAGTCCTTGATGTGGAGAGGTCTTTCCCCATAATTGTCCCCAAGCCCTCAGCTCCCCTCTCCCCAAACCCAGTGTGTCCACAGAGACCTGGCGGCCAGGAACGTGCTCATCTGCGAGGGCAAGCTGGTCAAAATCTGTGACTTTGGCCTGGCTCGAGACATCATGCGAGACTCAAACTACATCTCCAAAGGCAGCGTGAGTACCTTCCCCGCCCCTGCGGGGCTGTCACCATGTGCCTGTGACTGCAGGAACAGATTCCCTCCCAACCAGTGAGGCTGCAGCTCCAAGGAGAGCTGTGTGGGGCTCCTCGTGGCCTGCCCTGACAGTGGTGATGGGCTGTGCCTGCCCAGCTGTGTGTGCAGGGACAGGAAGGGGAGCCACCCAGGAGTGCATGGAGCCAGTACCGTGGGGAAGGCTGGCTGTAATGGGtccagggagggggaagggggaacaGGCCGAATGTGTTTCCCAGCAGTGGTGGGCATAGGAAGAAGCACAGATGAGAAGGCAGGACAGATGAGCAGGTCACACGTAGTAGCCGGGATTGGTTTGGTTAAAATGTGACCATCCTGCCTGTCTCTCATCTCCCCACTTTTCAGCAATCCCCAGATGGTGGCATGCTAGGCACAGAGATCAAAGGCAGCCAAGATGAGAGCCGGGGGGTGCCTTGACAAGTTTCTGCACCCCCGCCCCCACTTCACTACTCAGACCCTGGGGCTTTTCTCCAGGGACAGAGGCTGCCTTGTCCACAGCTAGTGAGAAAAGAAACAGCCTCTGGTCCTCTGGACAGCAATGGGTGGATATGGGAACTGTGCTGGGCAGAGACCAGGGCCCTCACAGGGAATGGAAGGGAGGAGTGGTTGTGGGTGGGACCCACCAGGTACCCTCCTCCTGTCCCAGGTGCAGAGTGGGGCTGGGGTCCTTCCTTGCACTCAGCACCCGTCCTGACCCTCCCTACAGACCTTTCTGCCTTTGAAGTGGATGGCCCCGGAGAGCATCTTCAACAGCCTCTACACCACCCTGAGTGATGTGTGGTCCTTCGGGATCCTGCTGTGGGAGATCTTCACTTTGGGTGCGCTTgcttcctcccccagccctcgGCATCCTGACATGGTGTCTACCTTGACTGTTCACATCTCTGGCCTGGCAGGGCTATGGATGAGCCTGAGACAGGGATTCTGGTTCAggtcccagctctgctgcctTCTCCCTGCTGTGTGACGTTCTTTGCCCTCTCTGGATCTCTTTATCTCCCTGTCTGAGTATTGACGGGTTGGAACAGTGACATCAGAAAGCCTACTTGGCTCTCACATTCTGGCTGTCTATCCTGGGGAGGGCTGCAGTCTCTGCCGTCTGGAACCCATGAAGGAGTCCACACTTCCCAATGCCACGGCCAGCATGGCTCTCCTTGTCCTATAGAAGAGGGTGCCTTGCCACCTTTCCACCCCTGAACCTGTGTATCTCTTGTCTCTGCTCCCCAACAGGTGGCACCCCTTACCCAGAGCTGCCCATGAACGAGCAGTTCTACAATGCCATCAAGCGGGGGTACCGCATGGCCCAGCCTGCCCACGCCTCCGATGAGATGTGAGTGGAACCCCATGCATGTGGGAGGATTTTATGCTGCAAACAATAGATATCTAACTCTACTGGCTTAAACCAAAGATGAGAGATTTGTTAGCTCAGTAATCTAGAAAGCCTTGGTGTAACTGGATCCAGCCATTCCAAGGGTGGCATCAGGAAACTCTGGTTCTAGCCCTGAGCTCTGCCTTGTTCTCTGTGGCCTCATTTTCAGTCCAGCATTGCCCAAAAGGCGACCAGAAGTGTCAGCCTCATGTCCGACTGCTTGCTCCACAGTGCCAGCAAAAGTGTCAGAGCTGACCTTCGAGGGCTCGGGTGGGGTCACATGCCATCAAGAACCGACCGCTGAAGCTGCAGGGCTGAAAACGATAGGCCAAGCTTGCCTCCTGTGCTCACCCAGGCCTAGTCAGCCCATGGAACCATGCTGGGTGGGGGTGCTGAGAGACCTCCCAAGGGAACATCCAGAAGCAGGACCTCTGGATAGACCCATCCTCCACTCCTTTCTGTGGCTCACCTTGTTCTGAGAGGCAGCAGCCTCCAGCTCCCCCAGCCCTGCCTTGTCCCCTGCACCCTGGGCCAGAGACCCTGACCGTTCTCCTTGTCCCCAGCTACGAGATCATGCAGAAGTGCTGGGAAGAGAAATTTGAGATTCGGCCCCCCTTCTCCCAGCTGGTGCTGCTTCTCGAGAGACTGCTGGGCGAAGGTTACAAAAAGGTGTGTTGAGGCAGGATGGGGCTGCAGCATAGAGACCTCTGGGTTGTTGCAGTGGTGGTGGGCAAAGGAAGAAGTCAGACACTGAATACAAGGCTCTGTGTGATGGGCTGGCATTTAGGGGACCAACCTttgtcctctctgggcctcagtttccctgctgcTTCTAGGAGGGGATGGGCTGGTGCTGTGAGTTTATTTTAGCATCACAGAGCTTTATGAAAGGGAATCCTACATGGAAGCAATTGATTTGATGCAGGGAGGGGCCTGTAGCCCTGTCTGTCCTGCTGCCTCCCTCCGGCCTTTGCCTCCATGCTGAACCATGGGGAAGTGTGAATAGCCCCAGATTACATGACCATGAACAGCCTGACCAGTTGGATCCTGTCACAGGATTGTCTGTCCAAGGCCCATGGAGCCAAGAGGATCCTGAAACCCTGCCCTGTCCAGCAACAGGGGTCCGAGTGAGGAGGAAGTACACATTGCCTTTAACACAGAGGCAGCTCCTTCCTTGGGTCCATTTCCCACCTCCGCATTCCCCCCTGGGGATGGTCCCAgggacctgggagatggagtaGGGTTGTTGCCACTTCGCAGCAACAGAAACTGAGGGCCTAcagaaggaggctgaggtagcatgAGAGCTTGTACCTGTCTGCTCTGAACCTGGGAAAGAGTTAGAGTCCTGAGTGCTGGTCTGATAACCGCCCCTCGCTGGGTGGTCCTGGGCTCACCATACCTTGTGAGATTCTatgggaggtgggaggacagctcaGCCATGTGGGCTGGGCAAATCCCTTTCCCCTCTGAGCATTTATACAAAGGGGGATGGGCCAGGTTAGAAGATCCCTGAAGGCATTTCTGGCCTGACCATCCCTGTTTCTTTGGTTCTCCCTGCCCTGGGAACAGAAGTACCAGCAGGTGGATGAGGAGTTTCTGAGGAGTGACCACCCAGCCATTCTTCGGTCCCAGGCCCGCCTGCCTGGGTTCCATGGCCTCCGGTCTCCCCTGGACACCAGCTCCGTCCTCTACACTGCTGTGCAGCCCAATGAGGGTGACAACGACTATATCATTCCCCTGCCTGACCCCAAACCCGAGGTTGCTGACGAGGGCCCACTGGAGGGTTCCCCCAGCCTAGCCAGGTAGCTACTCTGGCCTGGGGCCAAAGCAAtcatgtgctctgtgtgtgtgtgtgtgtgtgtgtgtgtgtgtgtgtgtgtgtgtggtgtgtcagGCTTGCCTCAGGGGTAAGTTACCTAGGGTAAGCACTGATTCCTACCAATGAATAGAAGACAGAACGGAACTCATTTGAACTTTGATGCACTGAAGTGGAAAGCGCAGGCTAGTAAAATAAAGTATGGGCTGGGACTTATTTGCAAGGTAACTTTTCCTTTGTGGGGGTGCCCAGAGGTTATCTATACTCTTTCATCTCCAGGCCTTGTACTAGCCCCAAGGAGAGAAAGCAAACCTACTTAGCATCCCCAGCACCCCAGTTGTTAACTGTGGGTCCTGGCCAGCCAGAGGCCTATATTCTGTTCTTAAGCACCATGCCCTGGGGCCAGAGGCAGCCTGCATGGTTGTAGGAGTCAGAGGTGCCTACAGGAATTCAGGACAGAATTCAGACTGGGAAGGAgatttatggttttgttttgctttgggaaGTGGTGAAGTGACAGCTCAGAGGGGTTTTATAGGAGGACTCTGCTGTTGCCGGGACTTAATGTCCACACAGGATCTCCCCTTAACTGGAGAGAAGGGCTCGCCACGAGGCCACACCCATCTCCAAAGCAAGATCCAGCCTAAGGTGAAGTGGCTGGAGCGTCAGGCTGGCGTTC
This region includes:
- the PDGFRB gene encoding platelet-derived growth factor receptor beta isoform X2 — its product is MRRKGILHCLSSTITNVAFLVSSRTEATSAKPPLGTGRWIPTPTMSTDSRVSSLSGPMLRRVSSINVSVNAVQTVVRQGENITLMCIVIGNEVVNFEWMYPRQESGRLVEPVTDFLLDMPYHIRSILHIPSAELDDSGTYICNVTESVNDHQDEKAINITVVESGYVRLLGELDALQFAELHRSRTLQVVFEAYPPPTVLWFKDNRTLGDSSAGEIALSTRNVSETRYVSELTLVRVKVAEAGHYTMRAFHEDAEAQLSFQLQINVPVRVLELSESHPDSGEQTVRCRGRGMPQPDIIWSACRDLKRCPRELPPTLLGNSSEEESQLETNVTYWEEEQEFEVVSTLRLQHVDRPMSVRCTLRNAVGQDIQEVIVVPHSLPFKVVVISAILALVVLTIISLIILIMLWQKKPRYEIRWKVIESVSSDGHEYIYVDPMQLPYDSTWELPRDQLVLGRTLGSGAFGQVVEATAHGLSHSQATMKVAVKMLKSTARSSEKQALMSELKIMSHLGPHLNVVNLLGACTKGGPIYIITEYCRYGDLVDFLHRNKHTFLQHHSDKRRPPSAELYSNALPVGLPLPSHVSLTGESDGGYMDMSKDESVDYVPMLDMKGDVKYADIESSNYMAPYDNYVPSAPERTCQATLINESPVLSYTDLVGFSYQVANGMEFLASKNCVHRDLAARNVLICEGKLVKICDFGLARDIMRDSNYISKGSTFLPLKWMAPESIFNSLYTTLSDVWSFGILLWEIFTLGGTPYPELPMNEQFYNAIKRGYRMAQPAHASDEIYEIMQKCWEEKFEIRPPFSQLVLLLERLLGEGYKKKYQQVDEEFLRSDHPAILRSQARLPGFHGLRSPLDTSSVLYTAVQPNEGDNDYIIPLPDPKPEVADEGPLEGSPSLASSTLNEVNTSSTISCDSPLEPQEESEPQPQLELQVEPDPEPELEQPPDSGCPAPRPEAEDSFL